Proteins from a single region of Stappia sp. ES.058:
- the alr gene encoding alanine racemase: protein MRTGLTDHSAPAPDDAMHGAGDPGEGGRITIDLDALAANWQALNARLTGDGECGAAVKADCYGLGSDQGLATLWTAGCRTFFVATPQEGRATRERLPDATIHILNGLYPGAAEFYVAHGLRPVLGSMEEVAEWRGFIAGRSDPPPAGLHVDTGISRLGLSLHQARTIAAEPTSGFSPGLVMSHMACADRPDHPMNKVQLDRFQEATALFPGARRSLANSAAIFLGSDYHFDLARPGITLYGASASELPQARLRPVVTLESRILQVHELKRGETIGYGATFTAPTDMRVAMVSAGYADGYLRASGSTDEKRGADAWLAGYRLPILGRVSMDMSGFDVSAVPPDVAQRGAFVELFGANIPIDETAGCAGTIGYELLTGLGRRFSRRYLPVLTARGES, encoded by the coding sequence ATGAGGACAGGTTTGACCGATCACTCCGCTCCCGCTCCCGATGATGCAATGCATGGCGCCGGCGATCCCGGCGAAGGCGGACGCATCACCATCGATCTGGACGCGCTTGCCGCCAACTGGCAGGCGCTCAACGCGCGCCTGACCGGCGACGGAGAGTGCGGCGCGGCCGTCAAGGCCGACTGCTACGGCCTCGGCTCCGATCAGGGCCTCGCCACGCTCTGGACAGCGGGATGCCGAACCTTCTTCGTCGCCACGCCGCAGGAAGGCAGGGCGACGCGCGAGCGGCTTCCCGATGCCACCATCCACATTCTCAACGGCCTCTATCCCGGCGCGGCGGAGTTTTACGTCGCCCACGGGCTTCGCCCGGTGCTCGGCTCCATGGAAGAAGTTGCCGAATGGCGCGGTTTCATCGCCGGCCGGAGCGATCCGCCGCCAGCCGGCCTGCATGTCGACACCGGGATCAGCCGGCTCGGTCTTTCGCTCCACCAGGCACGTACAATCGCGGCGGAGCCGACCTCGGGGTTCTCACCCGGCTTGGTGATGTCGCACATGGCCTGCGCCGACCGACCCGACCACCCGATGAACAAGGTCCAGCTGGACCGGTTCCAGGAGGCGACGGCGCTATTCCCTGGCGCCCGCCGATCGCTCGCGAATTCGGCCGCCATCTTCCTGGGAAGCGACTATCATTTCGACCTCGCCCGTCCGGGCATCACGCTCTACGGCGCCAGCGCCTCTGAACTGCCGCAGGCGCGGCTGCGACCGGTCGTGACGCTGGAAAGCCGCATCCTGCAGGTGCATGAGCTCAAGCGCGGCGAAACCATCGGCTATGGTGCAACCTTCACCGCCCCCACCGACATGCGCGTTGCCATGGTCTCCGCCGGCTATGCGGACGGTTATCTGCGCGCCTCCGGCTCCACCGACGAAAAGCGCGGCGCCGATGCCTGGCTTGCGGGCTACCGACTGCCGATCCTCGGCCGGGTGTCGATGGACATGTCCGGCTTCGACGTGAGTGCCGTTCCGCCGGACGTGGCGCAACGCGGGGCCTTCGTCGAACTCTTCGGTGCCAACATTCCGATTGACGAGACGGCCGGCTGCGCCGGTACCATCGGCTATGAATTGCTCACCGGCCTCGGACGGCGTTTCTCCCGCCGCTATCTCCCGGTTCTGACCGCGAGAGGCGAGAGCTGA
- the radA gene encoding DNA repair protein RadA, producing the protein MAKRSTSFVCQSCGAVAAKWAGRCDSCGDWNSLIEERAGAGVGGSPVPASRRKGRVVPLVGLSGETETPPRIETRVGELDRVTGGGFVRGSALLVGGDPGIGKSTLLIQAAAEVARGGHRAVYISGEEAIDQVRLRAARLGLTDAPVGLAAETSVEDILATLTDGPAPALVIIDSIQTLWTETVESTPGTVTQVRASAQALVRYAKSSGATVILVGHVTKDGQIAGPRVVEHMVDAVLYFEGDGAHQYRILRSVKNRFGATDEIGVFEMTDKGLSEVANPSALFLGERSGRTPGSAVFAGLEGTRPLLIEIQALVAPSPLGTPRRAVIGWDNARLSMILAVLEARCGVRFAQNDVYLNVAGGLRVTETGADLAVAAALVSSLSGVALPADCVYFGEISLSGAVRAVSQAQNRLKEAQKLGFTAAFIPEANLADGKGETGEVTGLSELADLVARIASGAGAGESDG; encoded by the coding sequence ATGGCCAAGCGGTCGACCTCCTTCGTCTGTCAGTCCTGCGGCGCGGTCGCCGCCAAATGGGCCGGGCGCTGCGACAGTTGCGGCGACTGGAACAGCCTGATCGAGGAGCGTGCGGGTGCGGGTGTCGGCGGATCTCCCGTGCCCGCCAGCCGGCGCAAGGGGCGGGTCGTACCGCTGGTCGGCCTGTCGGGTGAAACCGAGACGCCGCCGCGCATCGAGACCCGCGTCGGCGAACTCGACCGCGTCACCGGCGGCGGGTTCGTGCGCGGCTCCGCGCTTCTGGTCGGCGGCGATCCGGGCATCGGCAAGTCGACGCTGCTCATTCAGGCAGCGGCCGAGGTTGCGCGCGGCGGCCATCGCGCTGTCTATATTTCCGGCGAGGAGGCGATCGATCAGGTGCGGCTGCGCGCCGCGCGCCTAGGGCTGACGGACGCGCCGGTCGGGCTTGCGGCGGAAACCAGCGTCGAGGACATCCTGGCGACACTGACCGACGGTCCCGCGCCGGCACTCGTCATCATCGATTCCATCCAGACGCTGTGGACGGAAACGGTGGAATCGACACCGGGAACCGTGACGCAGGTGCGCGCCTCGGCCCAGGCGCTGGTGCGCTACGCGAAATCGAGCGGCGCCACAGTCATTCTCGTCGGCCATGTCACCAAGGACGGGCAGATCGCCGGTCCCCGGGTCGTCGAGCACATGGTCGACGCGGTGCTCTATTTCGAGGGCGACGGCGCGCATCAGTACCGCATCCTGCGCTCGGTAAAGAACCGCTTCGGAGCGACCGACGAGATCGGCGTCTTCGAGATGACGGACAAGGGTTTGAGCGAGGTCGCAAACCCGTCCGCGCTCTTCCTGGGAGAACGCTCCGGCCGCACGCCCGGCTCCGCCGTCTTTGCCGGACTGGAAGGCACCCGCCCGCTGCTCATCGAGATCCAGGCGCTGGTCGCCCCCTCGCCGCTCGGCACACCGCGCCGCGCGGTGATCGGCTGGGACAATGCGCGGCTTTCCATGATCCTGGCTGTGCTCGAAGCGCGTTGCGGCGTGCGCTTTGCGCAAAACGACGTCTACCTGAATGTCGCCGGAGGATTGCGCGTGACCGAGACGGGCGCGGATCTGGCTGTCGCCGCGGCCCTCGTCTCATCTCTCAGCGGGGTTGCCCTGCCCGCCGATTGCGTCTATTTCGGCGAGATCAGTCTGTCAGGTGCCGTGCGGGCTGTCTCACAGGCGCAAAATCGCCTCAAGGAAGCCCAGAAACTCGGTTTTACTGCGGCCTTCATTCCGGAAGCCAATCTGGCAGACGGCAAGGGCGAGACCGGAGAGGTTACCGGACTGTCGGAACTCGCGGATCTGGTGGCACGTATCGCGTCGGGCGCCGGGGCGGGCGAGAGCGACGGGTAA
- a CDS encoding CvpA family protein gives MPITILDGILLVIMFLSAILAMIRGFVREVLSIASWVAAAIAAFLLYKQVLPFVQQYIAQENVALGVSVAGVFLITLILVSYITMRISDFVLDSRIGALDRSLGFVFGALRGLLLVVVAMLFFNWFVPAQEQPGWIAGAKSKPMLDSIGNRLVAALPDDPEEAILNRIRNGARPSSDESAPQTQAAPAEEQGYSDTERRGLEQLTTSGSSTN, from the coding sequence ATGCCGATCACAATTCTTGACGGAATTCTTCTCGTCATCATGTTTCTGTCCGCGATCCTCGCGATGATCCGCGGGTTCGTGCGCGAGGTTCTGTCCATCGCATCCTGGGTCGCGGCGGCCATCGCCGCCTTTCTGCTCTACAAGCAGGTGCTGCCCTTCGTTCAGCAATATATTGCGCAGGAAAACGTCGCGCTCGGCGTTTCGGTCGCCGGCGTCTTTCTCATCACCCTGATCCTGGTGAGTTACATCACCATGCGGATCTCGGATTTCGTTCTCGACAGCCGGATCGGCGCGCTCGACCGTTCACTCGGCTTCGTCTTCGGTGCACTGCGCGGTCTGTTGCTTGTCGTCGTCGCGATGCTTTTCTTCAACTGGTTCGTTCCCGCGCAGGAACAGCCGGGCTGGATCGCCGGCGCCAAGTCGAAGCCCATGCTCGATTCGATCGGCAACAGGCTTGTGGCGGCGCTTCCCGACGATCCTGAGGAAGCGATCCTCAACCGCATCCGCAACGGCGCAAGACCCTCCTCTGACGAAAGCGCACCGCAGACCCAGGCCGCCCCTGCAGAAGAGCAAGGTTACTCCGATACCGAACGGCGCGGACTCGAGCAGTTGACGACGTCCGGCTCATCCACCAATTGA
- the purF gene encoding amidophosphoribosyltransferase, with translation MAGNTMAEFTREELDGDTLREECGVFGILGHDDAAAITALGLHALQHRGQEAAGIVTFDGSQFRSERHQGLVGDHFSDAETIGRLTGPYAIGHVRYSTSGETILRNVQPLFAELDGGGIAVCHNGHFTNAMTLRRELIKDGAICQSTSDSEVVLQLVARSRKGKIVDRFIDAILQMEGAYSLVALTRKKLIGARDPFGIRPLVLGDLNGAPILASETCALDIIGAKFIREVENGEVVVCTPSGIESFFPFGRRPARPCIFEYVYFSRPDSILGGRSVYNVRKEFGRQLALESAVDADVVVPVPDSGVPAALGYAEASGIPFELGIIRNHYVGRTFIEPTQQIRTLGVKLKHSANRAQIEGKRVVLIDDSLVRGTTSVKIVQMIREAGAREVHFRLASPPIRYSDYYGIDTPVREKLLAAKYSLEEMRNYIGADSLAFLSVDGIYKAIGYEGRDKENPQFTDHCFTGDYPTPLTDMADDDDVSHMPRLVEVG, from the coding sequence ATGGCCGGCAACACCATGGCGGAATTCACACGCGAAGAGCTGGACGGCGACACGCTGCGCGAGGAGTGCGGCGTCTTCGGCATCCTTGGCCATGACGACGCGGCGGCGATCACGGCGCTCGGCCTGCATGCGCTTCAGCATCGCGGACAGGAAGCCGCCGGCATCGTCACCTTCGACGGCAGCCAATTTCGCTCCGAGCGCCACCAGGGCCTTGTCGGCGACCATTTCTCCGACGCGGAGACGATCGGGCGCCTGACAGGTCCCTACGCCATTGGCCACGTGCGCTACTCCACTTCCGGCGAGACGATCCTGCGCAATGTGCAGCCGTTGTTTGCAGAACTCGACGGCGGCGGCATCGCGGTGTGTCACAACGGGCATTTTACCAATGCGATGACCCTGCGCCGGGAATTGATCAAGGATGGCGCGATCTGCCAGTCCACCTCGGATTCCGAGGTCGTGCTCCAACTCGTCGCGCGCTCGCGCAAGGGAAAGATCGTCGACCGGTTCATCGACGCGATCCTGCAGATGGAAGGTGCCTACTCGCTGGTCGCCCTCACCCGCAAGAAGCTGATCGGTGCGCGCGATCCCTTCGGCATCCGCCCCTTGGTGCTTGGCGATCTCAACGGCGCTCCGATCCTCGCATCCGAGACCTGCGCGCTCGATATCATCGGCGCGAAGTTCATCCGCGAGGTCGAGAACGGCGAGGTCGTGGTCTGCACGCCGAGCGGTATCGAGAGCTTCTTCCCGTTCGGTCGGCGGCCTGCCCGGCCGTGCATCTTCGAGTATGTCTACTTCTCGCGCCCCGACTCGATCCTGGGCGGACGCAGTGTCTACAACGTGCGCAAGGAATTCGGTCGCCAGCTCGCGCTGGAATCCGCAGTCGACGCCGATGTCGTCGTGCCGGTGCCGGATTCGGGCGTCCCGGCCGCACTTGGTTATGCGGAAGCCTCCGGCATTCCGTTCGAACTCGGCATCATCCGAAACCACTACGTCGGTCGCACCTTCATTGAGCCGACCCAGCAGATCCGCACGCTCGGCGTCAAGCTCAAGCATTCCGCCAACCGGGCCCAGATCGAGGGCAAACGCGTGGTGCTGATCGACGACAGCCTCGTGCGCGGCACCACTTCGGTGAAAATCGTCCAGATGATCCGCGAGGCCGGCGCGCGCGAAGTGCATTTCCGCCTCGCCTCGCCGCCGATCCGCTATTCCGACTATTACGGCATCGACACACCGGTCCGCGAAAAGCTTCTGGCTGCCAAATACAGCCTTGAGGAAATGCGCAATTACATCGGCGCCGACAGCCTCGCGTTCCTGTCCGTCGACGGGATCTACAAGGCGATCGGCTACGAGGGGCGCGATAAGGAAAACCCTCAGTTCACCGACCACTGCTTCACCGGTGACTATCCGACGCCGCTGACCGACATGGCCGATGACGATGACGTGTCGCATATGCCGCGCCTCGTCGAAGTGGGATAA
- a CDS encoding SDR family NAD(P)-dependent oxidoreductase, with protein MQKRFEGRVAVVTGASRGIGYHAAKALAGEGAHVIALARTVGGLEELDDEIRTAGGQATLVPVDLTDVDAIDRLGAAIHERWKKLDVLIANAGILGGLSPLGHVTPKTWDRVMAVNVTANWRLLRSLDPLLRQSDAGRVVALTSGAAHSCKAYWGPYSVSKAALEALLRTYVAETRQTPITGMLVNPGPMRTAMRAEAMPGENADTLAHPSELAPCLLDLAAPENKDNGLLYDFPSKELRSFFQVTS; from the coding sequence ATGCAGAAACGATTTGAGGGACGCGTTGCTGTCGTCACCGGCGCCTCGCGCGGCATCGGCTATCATGCAGCCAAGGCGCTGGCTGGCGAAGGCGCGCATGTGATCGCCCTCGCCCGGACGGTCGGAGGACTGGAAGAGCTCGACGACGAAATCCGCACCGCCGGCGGCCAGGCAACGCTCGTGCCGGTCGACCTGACCGACGTTGATGCGATCGACCGACTGGGCGCGGCTATCCACGAGCGCTGGAAAAAGCTCGACGTCCTGATCGCCAACGCCGGCATTCTGGGCGGCCTCTCCCCGCTCGGGCATGTGACGCCCAAGACCTGGGACAGGGTAATGGCGGTGAATGTCACCGCAAACTGGCGGCTGCTGCGCTCGCTCGACCCGCTGCTGCGCCAGTCGGACGCCGGCCGCGTCGTCGCCCTGACCTCTGGCGCCGCGCACAGTTGCAAGGCGTATTGGGGACCTTATTCGGTCTCCAAGGCCGCGCTCGAGGCCCTGCTGCGCACCTATGTCGCCGAGACCCGACAGACCCCAATCACAGGCATGCTGGTCAATCCGGGGCCGATGCGCACCGCGATGCGCGCCGAGGCGATGCCCGGAGAAAACGCAGACACTCTCGCTCACCCAAGCGAACTGGCGCCTTGCCTGCTTGATCTGGCCGCGCCGGAGAACAAGGACAACGGCCTTCTTTATGACTTTCCTTCAAAGGAGTTACGAAGTTTCTTTCAAGTAACCTCGTAA
- a CDS encoding TIGR00730 family Rossman fold protein, with protein sequence MSDMKTICVYCGTGEGATPAYLAAATELGRRIAAEGLSLVYGGGSIGLMGAVARATLDNGGHVTGVIPRFLEEREVMMQTVSDLVVTDDMHERKRIMFDRADAFVALPGGIGTLEEVVEVLTWGQLGRHRKPVALADINGFWRPLVDLLEHMREEAFIRPGFEIAYNVCPTVADILPTLRAACAAADDDEGANVADLERL encoded by the coding sequence ATGAGCGACATGAAAACGATTTGCGTCTACTGCGGCACCGGAGAGGGCGCGACGCCTGCCTATCTGGCCGCGGCCACCGAACTCGGACGCCGCATCGCGGCCGAGGGCCTTTCCCTTGTCTATGGGGGCGGGTCCATCGGGCTGATGGGCGCGGTCGCCCGCGCCACGCTGGACAACGGCGGCCATGTCACCGGGGTCATCCCGCGCTTTCTGGAGGAGCGCGAAGTGATGATGCAGACGGTGAGCGATCTCGTCGTGACCGATGACATGCATGAGCGCAAACGCATCATGTTCGACCGCGCTGATGCGTTCGTTGCCCTGCCGGGAGGCATAGGCACCCTTGAGGAGGTGGTGGAGGTTCTGACCTGGGGTCAACTCGGCCGTCATCGCAAGCCCGTGGCCCTTGCCGATATCAACGGGTTCTGGCGGCCGCTCGTGGACCTTCTGGAACACATGCGGGAAGAGGCATTCATTCGTCCGGGCTTCGAAATAGCCTACAATGTCTGCCCGACGGTGGCTGATATCCTGCCGACCCTTCGTGCGGCCTGCGCGGCCGCAGACGATGATGAGGGCGCCAATGTCGCCGATCTGGAACGGCTGTAG